TGGAAATAACGTAGAAAATAAAAATAATACAGCGGATACTGAGCAGCAAAAGACAATTTCTCAGGAAGATTTGCAAAAGTACACTAAAAATGCCGTACAGACACAGGATGCTTTTGTAAGTGTGCATAACAGCGTTAAGGATTCAATTGTAAATATCAGAACTAAAAAAACTGTTATAGTAAATACGTATAATCCGCTGGAAGAAATGCTTTTTGGACGTTCTGGAGGACAGGAAAAACGTGAATCGGGGTCACTAGGTTCAGGATTCGTTGTTTCAAAGGATGGATATGTTGTTACAAATAATCATGTTATTGACGGTGCAGACGAAATTTATGTAAAATTCTCGAATGGACGTGAATATCGTACAAAACTCGTGGGAACTTCGCCTGAAGTTGATATTGCCGTACTGAAAATTGATTCAAATGAGACTTTTAAACCGTTAGAATTTGCAAATTCAGATCAAGTTCAAATCGGACAGTGGTCAATTGCCTTTGGAAATCCATTGGGATTGAACGACTCGATGACAGTTGGAATTGTAAGTGCTGCAGGACGTAGCTCACTTGGAATTGAAGAGATAGAAAACTTTATTCAAACGGATGCCGCTATCAATCAGGGAAATAGTGGAGGTCCATTAATTGACATAACAGGAAAAGTTATTGGAGTAAACGCTGCAATTTATTCACAAAGTGGAGGAAGTATGGGAATCGGATTTGCTATTCCGGCAAACTTGGCAATGACAGTCAAAGATTCAATTATTGCAAATGGTAAATTTGAAAAACCATACATTGGCGTGTCTCTGGCAAATTTAGATCAAGACAAAGTAAAAGCCCTTAATCTGAAATCTTCAAACGGAGTATTCATAGTCGATGTTGTACCAAATAGTCCAGCCGCGGCGGCAGGAATAGCTAAAAATGATGTTATTACAGCTGTTGACGGAAAAGAAGTAAACTCTGCAGGTGCATTTGTTGGAGAAATCGCCGCTAAAAAAGTTGGACAAAATATAAAATTAACTGTATACAGAAATGGACAGCCAGCAGAGGTGGCAGTAACGCTTGTAAAAACCCCTAGTGCAATTGAGCAGCAACGTATTATACAGCAAAGACAGCAGCAGCAACTTGGAAGATAATAAAAAAGGCGAAAAAAGTATCTCAATCATTGATTGGGGTATTTTTTTACAAAATTAAAGCAATAAAAAATGGAGAAAACCTTTATTAATAGGTTTAGCTCCATTTATTTTTTTATTTAGTTAATTCTTTTATTACTTCCAATGCTTTTTCGTAATCTGGATGCTCCCCAACTTCCTTCACATATTCTACATACTTGATAATACCGTCT
This is a stretch of genomic DNA from Leptotrichia hofstadii. It encodes these proteins:
- a CDS encoding S1C family serine protease; translation: MKKINFIKKGNKKFALFSMLFLILSCSNKTGNNVENKNNTADTEQQKTISQEDLQKYTKNAVQTQDAFVSVHNSVKDSIVNIRTKKTVIVNTYNPLEEMLFGRSGGQEKRESGSLGSGFVVSKDGYVVTNNHVIDGADEIYVKFSNGREYRTKLVGTSPEVDIAVLKIDSNETFKPLEFANSDQVQIGQWSIAFGNPLGLNDSMTVGIVSAAGRSSLGIEEIENFIQTDAAINQGNSGGPLIDITGKVIGVNAAIYSQSGGSMGIGFAIPANLAMTVKDSIIANGKFEKPYIGVSLANLDQDKVKALNLKSSNGVFIVDVVPNSPAAAAGIAKNDVITAVDGKEVNSAGAFVGEIAAKKVGQNIKLTVYRNGQPAEVAVTLVKTPSAIEQQRIIQQRQQQQLGR